From one Idiomarina sp. X4 genomic stretch:
- a CDS encoding dicarboxylate/amino acid:cation symporter: MGLVLKLVAGIVAGILIGLYMPEWVSQLLLTFKTLFGQLLFFTIPLLILFFITSGIASLPSNSGKLLGKTLGIAYASTVTAGIVAFFAASIVVPWLTTDAQSVSTEAKATIEPFIELSVPPLMEVMSALVLAFIFGLGIASTKAENLKKLSDQGRDIIELLLVKVIIPLLPLYIAGIFAEMAVAGTVFNTLKTFGVILILAVALHWVYITSMYIMAGIRTGRSPLFLIKNMLPAYFTALGTMSSAATIPVTLQSVRKNKVDNDVANFTVPLCATVHLAGSTITIVSCAVAVMVLHNSLAIPGFFTMLPFILMLGIVMLAAPGVPGGAVMSAVGLLGSMLGFGETAVALMIALYMAQDSFGTACNITGDGAIAMFVDSSKKS, encoded by the coding sequence ATGGGATTAGTTCTTAAGCTTGTGGCGGGCATTGTCGCCGGTATTCTTATTGGGTTATACATGCCAGAATGGGTCAGCCAACTTCTGCTGACCTTCAAAACACTGTTTGGCCAGCTACTGTTCTTCACTATCCCATTATTGATTCTCTTTTTTATTACCAGCGGTATCGCCAGTTTGCCCAGTAACTCTGGGAAATTGCTGGGTAAAACCTTAGGCATTGCTTATGCCTCTACGGTTACTGCAGGCATTGTTGCGTTTTTTGCTGCCAGCATTGTCGTTCCCTGGCTGACCACCGATGCCCAAAGTGTTTCGACCGAGGCCAAAGCCACTATCGAACCCTTTATTGAACTGTCAGTTCCACCGCTAATGGAAGTCATGTCTGCTTTGGTTTTAGCCTTTATTTTTGGGTTGGGTATTGCCAGTACCAAAGCAGAAAACCTAAAAAAGCTGTCAGATCAGGGCCGTGACATTATTGAGCTGCTGCTGGTTAAAGTTATTATTCCTTTATTGCCGCTGTATATCGCTGGCATTTTTGCGGAAATGGCCGTGGCCGGTACCGTCTTTAACACCCTGAAAACCTTTGGCGTTATCCTCATACTCGCCGTTGCCTTGCACTGGGTTTACATTACCTCTATGTACATTATGGCAGGCATAAGAACCGGTCGTTCGCCGCTGTTTTTAATCAAAAACATGCTGCCGGCGTATTTTACGGCGCTAGGTACTATGTCTAGTGCAGCCACTATTCCAGTCACCCTACAAAGCGTACGTAAAAACAAAGTCGATAACGACGTTGCCAACTTTACGGTTCCGTTGTGCGCGACGGTTCATTTGGCTGGCTCTACCATTACGATTGTCAGCTGCGCGGTTGCGGTTATGGTTTTGCACAACTCGCTAGCTATTCCCGGCTTCTTTACCATGCTGCCGTTTATTTTAATGCTGGGTATTGTCATGTTAGCTGCACCGGGCGTTCCAGGCGGTGCGGTTATGTCTGCAGTTGGCCTATTAGGCTCCATGCTCGGTTTCGGCGAAACCGCAGTTGCCTTGATGATAGCCTTGTACATGGCTCAGGACAGCTTCGGTACTGCCTGTAACATTACCGGTGACGGTGCTATTGCGATGTTTGTGGATAGTTCGAAGAAGAGTTAG
- a CDS encoding efflux RND transporter permease subunit, whose amino-acid sequence MLLSDLSVKRPVFATVLNILLLVFGIVAFTMLPLREYPDIDRPIVSIDTDYPGASAEVVETQVTQLVEDRISGIEGIKNISSSSSNGRSRISIEFNLTRDIDAASNDVRERVSRVLDNLPEEADPPEVSKASSDESTVVWYNLRSESMSILELTDYAERYIVDRLSVADGVARVVIGGDRRYAMRVWLDRDAMAARRVTVTDIVSRLREENIELPAGEVESTDREFSVRMARAYLTPEDFRNLVIRQGDDGYLVRLGEVARVELGAEDDKTDFRGNGVNMVGIGIIKQSKGNTLEVVNNVHREMENIQETLPETMYLAPSYDSSIFIQGSVDEVYNTLAVAMALVIVVIYLFLGNVRATIVPALTVPVAIIASYIVLFALGFSINLLTLLALVLAIGLVVDDSIVVLENIYRRIEEGEPPLLAAYRGAREVGFAVIATTLVLISVFVPLAFLEGNIGKLFTEFALAIAAAVAFSSVAALTLTPMLSSKVLSKKERTSKFGRAFDTTFNWLEQGYSNILEKSVKRPLMAVVLVVMSGVVAYGLFSFIPQEFAPPEDRGTFYIRVNSAEGASFESSSRHMDEIEQILLPYIDEGKIDRLIVRAPGWGGSAGIAIVGAVPFDERDWSSFDLMEEMREQLNSVVGVQAFAFMRSGISGGGGRPVQFVLQGNTYERLADFRDIVIEEASTNPGLQNIDSDYKETLPQLLIQVDEASAADLGVSVQDIGITLQSVLGQRRVTTYLDRGEEYDVMLEGEKADYRSPSAIDNIYVRSRESNELIPLSNLVTITEQATSARLNRYNRMRSVTIEANLAEGYSLGEALSYLEGVVKEKLPEDVSIDYKGESQLYKESGSSIVFVFGLALIITFLVLAAQFESFIHPLVIMLAVPMAIVGALIGLYLAGMSINIYSQIGIVMLIGLAAKNGILIVEFANQLRDSGVEFKEAVLRASRQRLRPIVMTAFTTLMSAMPLILGSGPGAESRQVIGTVIFAGVAVSAFLTLFVIPALYIALAQKTSSPMAITRKLESMQEEYPDHHS is encoded by the coding sequence ATGTTGTTGTCTGATCTCTCTGTAAAGCGTCCGGTATTTGCGACAGTTCTAAACATATTGTTATTGGTATTTGGCATTGTTGCATTCACCATGCTGCCGTTGCGTGAGTACCCGGACATTGATCGACCCATTGTCTCTATTGACACCGACTACCCAGGAGCCTCGGCCGAAGTCGTAGAGACCCAGGTTACCCAGCTGGTTGAGGACCGGATAAGCGGTATTGAAGGCATAAAAAACATCAGTTCGAGCAGCAGTAATGGTCGTTCTCGTATCAGCATCGAATTCAACCTGACTCGAGATATTGATGCCGCGTCGAATGATGTCCGGGAACGTGTTTCCAGGGTGCTTGATAATCTACCAGAAGAAGCTGACCCGCCTGAAGTGTCAAAAGCCTCAAGCGATGAAAGTACGGTTGTTTGGTACAACCTGCGTAGCGAAAGCATGTCCATATTGGAGCTGACTGACTACGCAGAGCGATACATCGTTGACCGTTTGTCAGTAGCCGATGGCGTCGCTCGGGTCGTTATAGGCGGTGATCGCCGTTATGCTATGCGGGTTTGGCTGGATCGTGATGCGATGGCTGCGCGGCGCGTCACTGTGACGGATATTGTCAGTCGCTTGCGGGAAGAAAACATCGAGTTGCCAGCAGGGGAAGTGGAATCGACAGACCGGGAGTTTTCGGTTCGCATGGCGCGAGCGTATTTAACACCCGAAGACTTTAGAAACCTGGTGATACGTCAGGGAGACGATGGCTATCTTGTTCGGTTAGGTGAAGTGGCTCGAGTGGAACTGGGAGCCGAAGATGACAAGACTGACTTCCGGGGCAATGGCGTCAATATGGTCGGTATTGGCATCATTAAACAGTCTAAGGGGAATACTCTTGAAGTGGTCAACAATGTTCACCGCGAAATGGAGAATATTCAGGAAACGCTCCCCGAAACCATGTACTTGGCGCCAAGTTATGACTCTTCTATTTTCATTCAAGGCTCAGTGGATGAGGTTTACAACACATTAGCCGTAGCGATGGCGTTAGTCATTGTTGTTATTTATTTGTTCCTGGGGAACGTGCGCGCAACCATTGTGCCGGCATTAACCGTGCCGGTTGCCATCATTGCGTCTTATATTGTTCTGTTTGCTCTGGGCTTTTCCATTAATCTACTGACCTTACTGGCGCTGGTGTTAGCCATTGGTCTGGTGGTTGATGACTCGATTGTCGTTCTCGAGAATATTTACCGCCGTATAGAAGAAGGCGAGCCACCTCTACTGGCTGCTTACCGGGGGGCACGAGAAGTTGGCTTTGCGGTAATAGCGACCACCTTGGTGCTTATTTCTGTGTTTGTTCCTTTGGCGTTTCTGGAAGGTAATATCGGTAAACTTTTTACCGAGTTTGCGCTGGCCATCGCCGCCGCAGTTGCATTTTCAAGTGTTGCTGCGCTGACACTAACGCCTATGCTGAGCTCCAAAGTCCTGAGCAAAAAGGAACGTACCAGTAAATTCGGACGTGCATTCGATACGACGTTTAACTGGTTAGAGCAAGGCTACAGTAACATTCTGGAAAAAAGCGTAAAACGACCTTTGATGGCGGTTGTTTTAGTCGTCATGTCAGGTGTGGTTGCCTACGGGTTGTTCAGCTTTATTCCTCAGGAGTTTGCGCCGCCGGAGGACCGCGGGACCTTCTATATACGCGTCAATAGCGCCGAAGGTGCCAGCTTCGAGTCGAGCTCACGCCATATGGATGAAATTGAGCAAATTCTTTTGCCTTATATCGACGAAGGCAAAATTGACCGTTTAATTGTAAGGGCGCCGGGGTGGGGCGGCAGTGCCGGTATTGCGATTGTTGGAGCGGTGCCGTTCGACGAGCGCGACTGGTCAAGCTTTGACTTAATGGAAGAAATGCGAGAACAGCTGAACTCGGTAGTCGGTGTGCAGGCCTTTGCCTTTATGCGTAGCGGCATTAGTGGCGGCGGTGGTCGTCCTGTGCAGTTCGTGTTGCAGGGGAATACATACGAACGGTTGGCCGACTTCCGTGATATTGTTATTGAAGAAGCATCGACAAACCCAGGACTGCAAAATATCGATAGCGACTATAAAGAGACGCTACCGCAGTTACTTATTCAGGTTGATGAGGCTAGCGCTGCGGACTTAGGTGTTTCCGTGCAGGATATCGGTATTACTCTGCAGTCAGTTCTGGGGCAGAGGCGTGTAACAACGTACCTCGACAGGGGTGAAGAATATGACGTGATGCTCGAGGGTGAAAAAGCGGATTATCGTAGCCCCAGTGCTATTGATAATATCTATGTGCGCTCGCGTGAAAGTAATGAACTCATTCCGCTTTCAAATTTGGTCACCATTACTGAACAGGCAACGTCAGCAAGGCTGAATCGCTATAACCGTATGCGCAGTGTGACAATCGAGGCAAACTTAGCTGAGGGATATTCGCTGGGTGAGGCGCTAAGCTATCTTGAAGGTGTGGTTAAGGAAAAACTACCGGAAGACGTGTCTATTGACTATAAAGGCGAATCGCAGCTTTACAAAGAAAGTGGTAGCTCTATTGTTTTTGTGTTTGGGCTCGCGTTGATTATTACGTTTTTAGTATTGGCCGCTCAGTTTGAGAGCTTTATCCACCCACTGGTGATTATGCTGGCTGTGCCTATGGCCATTGTTGGTGCGCTTATAGGACTTTACCTAGCCGGTATGAGCATCAATATCTACAGCCAAATAGGCATTGTTATGCTGATAGGTCTGGCCGCGAAAAACGGTATTTTAATTGTCGAGTTTGCGAACCAGCTGCGTGACTCCGGTGTCGAGTTTAAAGAGGCAGTGCTACGGGCTTCGCGTCAGCGTTTGCGCCCTATTGTGATGACTGCATTCACGACTCTCATGAGTGCCATGCCGCTTATTCTTGGCTCAGGTCCGGGCGCTGAAAGCCGTCAGGTCATTGGTACGGTGATATTTGCCGGCGTGGCGGTATCGGCGTTCTTAACCCTGTTTGTTATTCCGGCGCTTTATATTGCATTGGCTCAGAAGACCAGTTCACCAATGGCAATTACTCGTAAGCTGGAGTCAATGCAGGAAGAATACCCTGACCACCACAGTTAG
- the orn gene encoding oligoribonuclease: protein MAEDDKKQRLIWIDLEMTGLVPEEHHIIEVATIITDAGLNTIAEGPVIAVHQPKKYLDRMDAWNVKTHTGSGLVERVQKSQHNERTAAAATIEFLQQHIDAGVSPMCGNSICQDRRFLARHMPELEAFFHYRNLDVSTLKELAKRWQPEVADSFKKSGAHEALADIRESIDELKHYREHFFSK from the coding sequence ATGGCTGAAGACGATAAGAAACAACGCTTAATCTGGATAGACTTGGAAATGACCGGCCTGGTGCCGGAAGAGCATCATATTATTGAGGTAGCGACTATTATCACGGATGCTGGACTCAATACAATTGCCGAAGGCCCGGTAATTGCGGTTCATCAACCCAAGAAATATCTCGATCGCATGGACGCCTGGAACGTGAAAACTCATACCGGCTCAGGGTTAGTCGAACGTGTGCAAAAAAGTCAGCATAACGAGCGCACAGCAGCGGCAGCAACCATTGAGTTTTTACAGCAGCATATCGACGCCGGCGTATCGCCTATGTGTGGTAACAGCATTTGCCAGGATCGTCGTTTTTTAGCACGCCACATGCCGGAACTTGAAGCGTTTTTCCACTACCGAAACCTTGATGTCAGCACCTTGAAAGAACTGGCAAAACGCTGGCAGCCAGAAGTAGCGGATAGTTTTAAAAAGTCCGGTGCCCATGAAGCTCTGGCAGATATTCGAGAGTCTATTGATGAATTGAAGCACTACAGAGAACATTTTTTCAGCAAATAA
- a CDS encoding histone deacetylase family protein, whose protein sequence is MSIVVFSHDDCLKHIPNEQHPECPARIEAINDQLIRSGLDFVLIRKEATAAPWEAIQAAHSQAHIDFIRAEIPEYDHEWIDPDTLVTPGSLTAALKAAGAAVNAVDDVMTTLNKQAFCAVRPPGHHATRTKAMGFCLFNNIAIAAYHAIERHGLERVAIVDFDVHHGNGTEDIVQDDDRILFCSSFQQAFYPFTGEDNSASNVHNVPLPAGCKGEQWQQAVSEKWLHALDEFQPQLVLISAGFDGHAEDEMSQFLLKEEDYHWISVKLKEIADKHCDGRIVSTLEGGYNLSALGRSIVAHLKGLL, encoded by the coding sequence ATGTCGATAGTCGTATTCAGTCACGATGACTGCCTTAAACACATCCCCAACGAGCAGCACCCCGAATGCCCTGCCCGTATTGAAGCCATTAATGACCAACTCATTCGCTCCGGGCTCGACTTCGTGCTTATACGCAAAGAGGCTACCGCGGCCCCTTGGGAGGCGATTCAAGCGGCGCATTCGCAAGCACATATCGACTTTATTCGTGCGGAAATTCCCGAGTACGATCATGAATGGATAGACCCGGATACTTTAGTCACACCCGGCAGCTTAACCGCCGCCTTGAAAGCCGCTGGGGCTGCTGTAAACGCCGTAGACGACGTTATGACAACGCTCAACAAACAGGCGTTTTGTGCCGTTCGACCGCCGGGACATCATGCGACGCGAACAAAAGCCATGGGCTTCTGCTTATTCAACAACATTGCCATTGCTGCCTATCATGCCATTGAAAGGCATGGGCTTGAACGCGTTGCTATTGTCGATTTTGACGTTCACCACGGTAACGGTACCGAGGATATTGTTCAGGATGATGACCGTATCTTGTTTTGCTCTTCGTTCCAGCAGGCGTTTTACCCGTTCACAGGCGAAGACAACAGCGCCAGCAATGTACACAACGTACCACTGCCAGCTGGTTGTAAAGGCGAACAATGGCAACAAGCCGTTTCAGAAAAATGGCTCCATGCACTCGACGAATTTCAGCCTCAATTGGTGCTCATTTCGGCAGGCTTCGATGGTCACGCAGAAGACGAAATGTCACAGTTTCTACTGAAAGAAGAAGACTACCACTGGATAAGCGTTAAGCTGAAAGAAATTGCCGACAAACACTGTGACGGCCGTATCGTATCGACGCTCGAAGGCGGGTATAATCTCAGCGCGTTAGGTCGCAGTATTGTTGCGCACTTAAAAGGCCTACTCTAA
- the rsgA gene encoding small ribosomal subunit biogenesis GTPase RsgA, translating into MAKRKRLNKGQQRRVSANQKKRLKSNDVEWNDGQLNAPETGRVISRFGQHADIRDEQGNTFRCHIRRVVDSLVCGDIVQWARATTEQQGMQGVVIAVHERQSLLSRPDYYDGLKPVASNIDQIFVISSVLPSFSSQIIDRYLVACEDIGIEPILVLNKADLLDQIGEEEKAQIEQRLTDYQEIGYTVLQVSSATGQGLDAFRLRLKNHVSIVVGQSGVGKSSLVNQLLPEVNAETKQVSDNSGLGQHTTTVATWYDLDEGGALIDSPGIREFSLWHLEPERVAWCYVDFRDYLGGCKFRDCKHADDPGCALQDAVSKNELHDWRLSNYHRIIETMKTQKPSRVIRGN; encoded by the coding sequence TTGGCAAAACGCAAACGTCTCAATAAAGGTCAGCAGCGCCGCGTATCGGCGAATCAGAAAAAGCGGCTGAAAAGCAATGATGTCGAATGGAACGACGGTCAGCTTAATGCGCCTGAAACAGGCCGTGTCATTAGCCGTTTTGGACAGCACGCTGATATTAGAGATGAGCAGGGTAATACCTTTCGTTGCCATATTCGCCGTGTGGTCGACAGCTTAGTCTGTGGCGACATCGTTCAATGGGCTCGGGCAACGACTGAGCAGCAAGGTATGCAGGGCGTCGTTATTGCCGTACACGAGCGTCAGAGTTTGCTGTCCCGCCCGGACTATTACGACGGCTTGAAGCCTGTGGCATCCAATATTGACCAAATTTTTGTTATATCCAGCGTACTGCCGAGCTTCTCATCACAAATCATTGATCGCTATTTAGTCGCTTGTGAAGACATTGGTATTGAACCTATTCTTGTACTTAATAAAGCTGATTTACTCGACCAAATAGGTGAAGAAGAAAAAGCACAAATAGAACAACGTTTGACCGACTATCAGGAAATTGGTTACACGGTACTGCAAGTCAGTAGCGCAACTGGGCAAGGACTGGATGCGTTTAGGCTGCGGCTAAAAAACCACGTATCAATTGTGGTCGGGCAGTCGGGAGTCGGGAAGTCATCTTTAGTGAATCAATTACTGCCCGAAGTGAACGCCGAAACCAAACAAGTGTCAGATAACTCCGGGTTGGGTCAGCATACAACAACAGTGGCGACTTGGTATGACTTAGACGAAGGCGGCGCCTTAATCGATTCCCCCGGTATTCGGGAGTTTTCACTATGGCATCTGGAGCCGGAACGTGTTGCCTGGTGTTATGTCGACTTTCGCGACTATTTAGGTGGCTGCAAATTCCGGGACTGCAAGCATGCAGACGATCCGGGCTGCGCATTGCAGGACGCCGTCAGCAAGAATGAATTGCACGACTGGCGCCTTTCTAATTATCATCGCATTATTGAAACGATGAAAACACAGAAACCCAGCAGGGTTATTAGAGGTAATTAA
- a CDS encoding glycerophosphodiester phosphodiesterase: protein MILWAHRGASYEAPENTLAAFTRAMDSGVHGIELDVYGIDGERFVFHDRYLERLTATPGRLKDLSAEQIKQLKIFGQQPIPTLRDALKHINGHCHVNIELKGDIPTRELLKDVDFALTNTNFSQDQLLFSSFNHHWLQRLKNRRPSALIGALSASCPLTYCQFAQDLNAYSAHFAVDFVTKELVEDGHKRGLQVYVYTVDEQHDIEELHEMGVDGIFTNHPSFAQNVIAGLTTAGNEPILHY, encoded by the coding sequence TTGATTTTGTGGGCTCACCGGGGCGCAAGTTACGAAGCCCCGGAAAATACGCTAGCTGCCTTTACACGAGCCATGGACTCAGGCGTGCATGGCATTGAACTCGATGTTTATGGCATTGACGGCGAGCGCTTCGTCTTTCACGATCGCTACCTCGAGCGCCTCACCGCAACACCTGGACGCTTAAAGGACTTATCTGCCGAGCAAATAAAGCAACTAAAAATATTTGGACAACAACCCATACCGACGCTGCGCGATGCCCTCAAACACATTAATGGCCACTGTCATGTGAACATTGAGCTCAAAGGCGACATTCCGACTCGCGAATTGCTTAAAGATGTGGATTTCGCACTAACCAATACGAACTTTTCGCAAGACCAGCTTTTGTTTTCATCGTTTAACCATCATTGGTTGCAACGCCTCAAAAACCGTCGCCCCAGTGCGCTTATTGGCGCGTTAAGTGCCAGCTGTCCGTTAACTTACTGTCAGTTTGCACAAGACCTTAACGCGTACTCAGCCCATTTTGCAGTCGATTTTGTGACCAAGGAACTGGTCGAGGATGGGCACAAAAGAGGTTTGCAAGTGTATGTTTACACAGTCGATGAACAGCACGATATTGAAGAGCTTCACGAAATGGGTGTCGACGGCATTTTTACCAACCACCCAAGCTTTGCGCAAAACGTCATTGCCGGCTTAACAACCGCCGGCAATGAACCTATCTTGCACTACTAA
- a CDS encoding type II toxin-antitoxin system HipA family toxin yields the protein MDKLDIYMNGLLVGELHRSHSGAHRFNYSINWLNTPGARPISLSMPLTRSAYEGAEVINFFDNLLPDNQEVRDRIVARYRADSKQPFDLLKAVGRDTVGALQFYPQGEQPGNIKTINYKPLNASELEKVLLGYQSKAPLGMVNELNDFRISIAGAQEKTALLKIEDKWCVPEGATPTSHIIKLPIGKIQGADHTIDLSDSVENELLCLEIAREFGFDVPACEIVNTGKVKALAVERFDRKYSSDKSWLMRLPQEDYCQVLSCPSARKYEPDGGPSIAQIMKHLQSSSNAHKDRQTFMAAQVLFFLLGATDGHAKNFSVYIEPGGSFKLTPLYDILSAYPAVGGQGLHLRDLKLAMTLKGSKGRKSKLFQIYGRHFISSAKEAQYSLKEMQDVLKVMHESTDNVIEKVSKRLPKHFPMKVAEPIFEGLRLRKERLIS from the coding sequence ATGGATAAACTCGATATTTATATGAACGGGCTACTGGTCGGTGAGCTGCACCGTAGTCACTCTGGCGCCCACCGTTTTAACTACAGTATCAACTGGCTCAATACACCGGGCGCCCGCCCAATTTCGTTATCAATGCCTCTAACAAGAAGCGCCTACGAAGGTGCTGAAGTCATCAACTTTTTCGATAACCTTCTGCCCGATAACCAGGAAGTTCGAGACCGGATTGTTGCGCGCTATCGAGCCGACTCGAAACAACCTTTTGATCTTCTCAAAGCAGTAGGTCGAGACACAGTAGGCGCTTTACAGTTTTACCCCCAAGGGGAACAACCTGGCAATATAAAGACAATCAACTACAAGCCTCTCAATGCAAGCGAGTTAGAAAAGGTTCTTCTAGGCTATCAGTCAAAGGCACCGCTTGGCATGGTGAATGAGCTCAATGACTTTCGTATATCTATAGCTGGTGCACAAGAGAAAACTGCGTTACTTAAAATAGAAGATAAATGGTGTGTTCCCGAAGGAGCTACACCGACAAGCCACATCATCAAGCTCCCTATCGGCAAGATCCAAGGAGCAGACCATACTATCGACTTATCCGACAGCGTTGAAAATGAGCTGCTGTGTCTGGAAATCGCCAGGGAATTTGGGTTCGACGTGCCAGCTTGTGAAATTGTAAATACAGGTAAAGTAAAGGCTCTGGCCGTAGAGCGCTTTGATCGTAAATATTCCAGCGATAAATCCTGGCTCATGCGCCTGCCACAAGAGGACTACTGTCAGGTACTTAGTTGCCCCTCCGCTCGCAAGTACGAACCTGACGGCGGTCCATCTATAGCGCAAATTATGAAACATCTACAAAGCTCTTCTAATGCCCATAAAGACAGACAAACCTTTATGGCTGCGCAGGTGCTATTTTTTCTGCTAGGCGCAACCGACGGACATGCTAAAAACTTTTCTGTGTATATCGAGCCAGGCGGTTCTTTCAAGTTAACTCCGCTTTACGACATTCTTTCTGCGTACCCAGCAGTCGGAGGTCAAGGGCTTCATTTAAGAGACTTAAAACTCGCTATGACACTTAAAGGCTCAAAAGGTCGAAAATCAAAGCTTTTTCAGATCTACGGGCGTCACTTCATCAGTTCAGCAAAGGAAGCGCAGTACAGCCTAAAAGAGATGCAGGATGTCCTTAAGGTAATGCATGAAAGCACAGATAACGTTATTGAAAAAGTTAGTAAGCGCTTACCCAAGCACTTTCCAATGAAAGTTGCAGAGCCTATTTTTGAAGGTCTTCGTCTTCGAAAAGAGAGACTTATTAGCTGA
- the asd gene encoding archaetidylserine decarboxylase (Phosphatidylserine decarboxylase is synthesized as a single chain precursor. Generation of the pyruvoyl active site from a Ser is coupled to cleavage of a Gly-Ser bond between the larger (beta) and smaller (alpha chains). It is an integral membrane protein.) gives MPKHFISRLMGKFAAARAGWFTQAFIRWFIRQYKIDMSEAIEESPHAYKTFNDFFTRRLKPELRPLKADEDELAHPVDGAVSQVGEIKDGRIFQAKGHDYSLKELLGGSDEDAKPFMNGDFATIYLAPKDYHRIHMPCDGVLKKMIYVPGDLYSVNPLTAANVPNLFARNERVVAIFETEVGPMSLVLVGATIVASIGTVWSGTVTPPTGGRIQSWSYPTSGPASIHLRKGEEMGHFKLGSTVVLTFAKDAIEFDDELEPLSTTRMGEVMAKIKSETKESGD, from the coding sequence ATGCCGAAACATTTTATTTCCCGTTTAATGGGAAAATTTGCAGCGGCACGTGCAGGGTGGTTCACTCAAGCATTCATCCGCTGGTTTATCCGTCAATACAAAATTGATATGAGTGAGGCTATTGAAGAGTCGCCGCACGCCTATAAAACCTTTAATGACTTTTTTACGCGCCGACTGAAACCAGAGCTGAGACCGTTAAAAGCGGATGAGGACGAATTGGCTCATCCGGTAGACGGTGCTGTGAGTCAGGTGGGTGAGATAAAAGACGGGCGTATATTTCAAGCCAAAGGACATGATTATTCATTAAAAGAGTTGCTCGGTGGCAGCGACGAAGACGCCAAACCGTTTATGAATGGCGACTTCGCAACTATTTATCTGGCACCGAAAGACTATCACCGTATTCACATGCCTTGCGACGGTGTGCTGAAAAAAATGATTTACGTACCGGGTGACTTATATTCGGTTAACCCATTAACAGCCGCCAATGTGCCCAACTTATTTGCGCGTAATGAACGCGTTGTCGCTATTTTTGAGACCGAGGTGGGACCTATGTCGTTAGTGCTGGTTGGCGCGACCATTGTCGCCAGTATTGGCACTGTTTGGTCCGGCACAGTCACGCCACCAACCGGTGGCCGAATTCAAAGTTGGTCTTATCCAACATCAGGCCCAGCTTCTATCCATCTCAGGAAAGGCGAGGAAATGGGTCATTTTAAATTAGGCTCAACCGTGGTACTAACATTTGCTAAAGATGCGATAGAGTTTGACGACGAGCTGGAGCCTCTTTCCACAACTCGCATGGGTGAAGTGATGGCAAAAATTAAATCTGAAACTAAAGAGAGTGGCGATTGA
- a CDS encoding helix-turn-helix domain-containing protein, with product MKITSPHALAAHLKDERKRQNLSQTKVAEFVGLRQGTVSSFELSPEKSQIDTLFRLLSALGLELNIKSKEDAQGNTTEHSWNEEW from the coding sequence ATGAAAATTACAAGCCCCCACGCTTTAGCTGCCCATTTGAAAGATGAAAGGAAACGCCAAAATTTAAGTCAGACAAAAGTTGCTGAATTTGTTGGTTTAAGGCAAGGCACTGTCTCAAGCTTTGAACTTTCTCCTGAGAAAAGCCAAATAGATACGTTATTTCGGCTTCTATCAGCGCTTGGACTAGAGTTAAACATTAAGAGCAAGGAAGACGCTCAGGGAAACACCACTGAACACTCATGGAATGAGGAATGGTAA